A part of Amycolatopsis lurida genomic DNA contains:
- a CDS encoding DUF2975 domain-containing protein, protein MITGQRAVAPLRVFLVLLFGVLVLFQTMSLPGQFAHMARQDPEMAYLRWPATAISIFWVLCVQVVVVATWHLLTLVKKDRIFTEASLRWVDAIVWAILAGWVVLAGVFLYVGFNAEDPGLPLLLFLALIGVAVLGLLMVVLRTLLRQATTLRSDMEQVI, encoded by the coding sequence ATGATCACAGGACAACGGGCGGTCGCGCCTCTCCGAGTGTTCCTCGTACTGCTGTTCGGGGTCCTCGTCCTCTTCCAGACCATGTCCCTGCCGGGACAGTTCGCGCACATGGCCCGGCAAGACCCCGAAATGGCATACCTGCGCTGGCCCGCGACGGCGATCTCCATCTTCTGGGTGCTGTGTGTCCAGGTCGTGGTCGTCGCCACCTGGCATCTGCTCACGCTGGTCAAGAAAGACCGGATCTTCACCGAGGCTTCCCTGAGATGGGTGGACGCCATCGTGTGGGCGATCCTCGCCGGCTGGGTGGTGCTGGCGGGCGTGTTCCTCTATGTCGGCTTCAACGCCGAAGATCCTGGCCTGCCGCTGCTGTTGTTCTTGGCGTTGATCGGCGTCGCCGTGCTGGGCCTGCTCATGGTCGTGTTGCGCACGTTGCTGCGGCAGGCCACCACCCTGCGGTCGGACATGGAACAGGTGATCTGA
- a CDS encoding class I tRNA ligase family protein, which yields MTDKRPVVIIGGPPTSNGDLHIGHIAGPYLGADVHRRYLRAAGREAVFASCTDDSQTYLVTSAARVGLTPPELVEQSTENIQRTFKAMGVEVDGFSPTDDGYKALVYDYVKRLYDKGKLRLRKVRLPYSESTGEFLVEGFVGGGCPTCLADSRGGFCEGCGHPIDFDALIEPYSVLDPADEVTYRETEIMVFPVSEYREQLLAYYEERGPAWRPHVLGLMRELLAGPLPDFAITYPVKWGLPAPFLQTPGQRLNAWVEGMPASMYCTEYALRRNGKPKAAADDAWLAENDARVVVFMGFDPLFTWGVVHVAELMALEGRYVLPDTLLVNEFYELENEKFSTSKGHVVWARELAAEVPRDIARFHLNLTAPEFARTNFSRAALEKVAGERLVTPWNELAETLAKLTAEVGGENGSLPVSTEATERAAAMVSRFALNYELEDFSLSRAADLVVQHVERLRAATERTLKGNLDQEMLRARLGDLFLELRALIGCASPILIDLAERAAEAGGFEPRITAAAFDVTHTTAFPVPSLEFPPTSEV from the coding sequence ATGACCGACAAGCGACCGGTGGTGATCATCGGCGGCCCGCCGACGTCCAACGGGGATCTGCACATCGGGCATATCGCCGGCCCGTACCTCGGTGCCGACGTGCACCGGCGATACCTGCGCGCGGCCGGCCGCGAGGCCGTGTTCGCCTCCTGCACCGACGACAGCCAGACCTACCTCGTCACCAGCGCGGCCAGAGTCGGGCTGACACCGCCCGAACTGGTCGAGCAGTCGACCGAGAACATCCAGCGCACCTTCAAGGCGATGGGCGTCGAGGTCGACGGTTTCTCGCCGACCGACGACGGCTACAAGGCGCTGGTCTACGACTACGTCAAACGCCTGTACGACAAGGGCAAGCTCCGCCTGCGCAAGGTGCGGCTGCCCTACAGCGAGAGCACGGGCGAGTTCCTGGTCGAGGGTTTCGTCGGCGGTGGCTGCCCGACGTGCCTCGCCGACAGCCGCGGCGGGTTCTGCGAGGGTTGCGGGCATCCGATCGATTTCGACGCGCTCATCGAGCCGTACTCGGTGCTCGACCCGGCCGACGAGGTGACCTACCGCGAAACCGAGATCATGGTCTTCCCGGTCTCGGAGTACCGCGAACAACTCCTCGCCTACTACGAAGAGCGCGGTCCCGCGTGGCGGCCGCACGTGCTCGGGCTGATGCGGGAACTGCTCGCCGGGCCGTTGCCCGACTTCGCGATCACGTACCCGGTGAAATGGGGCCTGCCGGCGCCGTTCCTCCAGACCCCCGGGCAACGGCTGAACGCCTGGGTCGAGGGGATGCCCGCCTCGATGTACTGCACCGAGTACGCGTTGCGGCGCAACGGGAAGCCGAAGGCCGCCGCCGACGACGCCTGGCTCGCGGAGAACGACGCGCGGGTCGTGGTGTTCATGGGGTTCGATCCGCTGTTCACCTGGGGCGTCGTCCACGTCGCGGAGCTGATGGCCCTCGAAGGCCGCTACGTCCTGCCGGACACCTTGCTGGTCAACGAGTTCTACGAACTGGAGAACGAGAAGTTCTCCACCAGCAAGGGGCACGTGGTCTGGGCCCGTGAACTGGCGGCCGAGGTGCCTCGCGACATCGCGCGGTTCCACCTCAACCTCACCGCCCCCGAGTTCGCGCGCACCAACTTCTCCCGCGCCGCGCTGGAGAAGGTCGCGGGGGAGCGGCTGGTCACGCCGTGGAACGAACTCGCCGAGACCCTGGCGAAACTCACCGCCGAGGTCGGTGGCGAGAACGGCTCGCTCCCGGTGTCGACCGAAGCCACGGAACGCGCCGCGGCGATGGTCTCCCGGTTCGCCTTGAACTACGAGCTCGAGGACTTCAGCCTCAGCCGCGCCGCCGATCTGGTGGTGCAGCACGTCGAGCGCCTGCGCGCGGCGACGGAACGCACGCTCAAGGGCAATCTCGACCAGGAGATGCTCCGCGCGCGGCTCGGTGACCTCTTCCTCGAACTGCGGGCGTTGATCGGCTGTGCCTCGCCGATCCTGATCGACCTCGCCGAGCGAGCCGCCGAAGCGGGCGGATTCGAACCCCGGATCACCGCGGCCGCCTTCGACGTCACGCACACCACGGCTTTCCCCGTGCCATCACTGGAATTCCCCCCGACGAGCGAGGTCTGA
- a CDS encoding helix-turn-helix domain-containing protein, whose translation MPIVVRIDVELAKRKMSVGEFAELVGLTPANVAVLKNGRAKAVRFSTLEAMCRVLECQPGDLLEWVED comes from the coding sequence ATGCCGATCGTCGTCCGCATCGATGTCGAGCTGGCCAAGCGCAAGATGAGTGTCGGCGAGTTCGCCGAACTCGTCGGGCTCACCCCGGCGAACGTGGCGGTGCTGAAGAACGGCCGCGCCAAGGCCGTCCGGTTCAGCACCCTCGAAGCGATGTGCCGGGTGCTCGAATGCCAGCCCGGCGACCTGCTCGAATGGGTTGAGGACTAG
- a CDS encoding lysine N(6)-hydroxylase/L-ornithine N(5)-oxygenase family protein: MANRDVELLAVGAGPSNLALAVALEELAPGLARESVLLERDEEVSWQRGMLLPEALSQVSFLKDLVTLRNPRSRFSFLNYLHATNRLNEFVNMGSFVPYRVELADYLKWTADSLSLVDLQRGRECREITPVWTDGTLTGWDTRVADGEVIRSRYLVVGAGRDARIPDLLRTVNQDRVIHSTQYLPRIAKLRKDLPYRVAVIGAGQSAAELFGSVQNDLPECKPTMVMRSIGLNYYESSKFNNELFFPSHVDKFFEARPEAREQMLKEMHHTNYSGLAPGTMDALYRSIYLDRLSGRSRLKMITMNDITDARDEGDEIVLELTDRRTGETQELRTDLVLLGTGFSPEMPRMVQEIAKSIGLSEIKVTRDYRLEIDQPATAAVYLQGVNEATHGIADSLLSVLAPRANDILQDILAHRGENPSVPPQPTSETAPIVATR, translated from the coding sequence ATGGCGAACCGTGATGTCGAGCTGCTCGCAGTCGGAGCAGGACCGTCCAACCTGGCGCTCGCAGTGGCACTGGAAGAGCTCGCGCCCGGCCTGGCCCGCGAATCGGTCCTGCTCGAACGGGACGAAGAGGTCTCCTGGCAGCGGGGAATGCTCCTGCCGGAGGCTCTGTCGCAGGTCTCGTTCCTCAAGGACCTGGTGACCCTGCGCAACCCGCGTAGCCGCTTCTCGTTCCTGAACTACCTGCATGCGACGAACCGGCTCAACGAATTCGTGAACATGGGCAGTTTCGTCCCGTATCGGGTGGAACTCGCCGACTATCTCAAGTGGACGGCGGACTCGCTGTCCCTGGTGGATCTGCAGCGTGGCCGGGAATGCCGCGAGATCACTCCTGTGTGGACGGACGGCACCCTCACCGGCTGGGACACCCGCGTCGCCGACGGCGAGGTCATCCGCAGCCGGTACCTGGTGGTCGGCGCCGGGCGCGACGCGCGGATCCCCGACCTGCTCCGGACGGTGAACCAGGATCGCGTCATCCACAGCACGCAGTATCTGCCGAGGATCGCCAAGCTGCGCAAGGACCTTCCATACCGCGTCGCGGTGATCGGCGCCGGGCAGAGCGCGGCGGAACTGTTCGGCTCGGTGCAGAACGATCTTCCCGAATGCAAGCCGACGATGGTGATGCGTTCGATCGGGCTGAACTACTACGAGAGCAGCAAGTTCAACAACGAGCTGTTCTTCCCGTCCCATGTGGACAAGTTCTTCGAGGCGCGGCCGGAAGCGCGCGAGCAGATGCTCAAGGAGATGCACCACACGAACTACTCCGGGCTGGCGCCGGGCACGATGGACGCGCTCTACCGCTCGATCTACCTGGACCGTCTCTCGGGCCGGTCCCGGCTCAAGATGATCACGATGAACGACATCACCGACGCCCGTGACGAGGGCGACGAGATCGTGCTGGAGCTGACCGATCGGCGCACCGGCGAGACGCAGGAACTGCGCACCGATCTCGTCCTGCTCGGCACCGGTTTCTCCCCGGAGATGCCGAGGATGGTCCAGGAGATCGCGAAGTCGATCGGCCTGTCCGAGATCAAGGTGACCCGCGACTACCGGTTGGAGATCGACCAGCCCGCCACCGCGGCCGTGTACCTCCAAGGTGTCAACGAGGCCACGCACGGCATCGCGGACTCGCTGCTGAGCGTCCTCGCCCCGCGGGCCAACGACATCCTGCAGGACATCCTCGCCCACCGCGGAGAGAACCCTTCGGTGCCACCGCAGCCGACTTCGGAAACCGCCCCCATCGTCGCCACCCGCTGA
- a CDS encoding ABC transporter substrate-binding protein: MTDKPIKGGVATWACLPGFPPAVIFPFTPGERFGVRSLYEFQMLMYRPLYWLGRDGAPEIDWDLSVGEEPVWDETGRTCTVRIKPWKWSNGETVCADNVIFWMNMLKVKGPRFGAYSEGYFPDNLVSFGKVADDTVSFTFDKAYSKNWVLLNQLTMITPMPKAWDRTADGPADATHDIDQAEAVYEFLMAENGDVVEEDNSHRTRWADSPVWSVVNGPWRLKSYTEEGVVTFVPNEHYSGPNPAHLDELRQVSTTSDEQQYELLQSGDVQVGFLPPGMGVQPDGDPTKGGPNPLGDGFQLEPQILFNINFMAVNFSNPTVAGNMIRQPYVRQALQSCFDQEYGAREVYQGYGWSQTGSIPVLPKSDLVSPKIAERGGFWPFDLEKARQLLSDNGWDVSASPAVCVRPGTGPGEAGEGIPAGTELSFSLRYWEGRPSLARLMAQFRDDAAKAGIEIRLEEVMGSVLVAEDGPGEKRMWQLSCWGGGWVYNYPTGENLFQSGAACNFSNWRDAKADELIAKTVTTDSLEALYEYQEYIAEQAPVIFMPTFPRRLFEVAGNLRGFSPINPYGLINPENWYYVEEQS; the protein is encoded by the coding sequence ATGACGGACAAGCCGATCAAGGGTGGCGTCGCCACCTGGGCCTGCCTTCCCGGGTTCCCGCCCGCGGTGATCTTCCCCTTCACCCCGGGCGAGCGCTTCGGCGTGCGGAGCCTCTACGAGTTCCAGATGCTGATGTACCGGCCGCTCTACTGGCTGGGCCGGGACGGCGCGCCGGAGATCGACTGGGACCTCAGCGTCGGCGAAGAGCCGGTGTGGGACGAGACCGGCCGCACCTGCACGGTCCGGATCAAACCGTGGAAGTGGTCCAACGGCGAGACGGTCTGCGCGGACAACGTCATCTTCTGGATGAACATGCTGAAGGTGAAGGGGCCGAGGTTCGGCGCCTACTCCGAGGGCTACTTCCCGGACAACCTGGTTTCGTTCGGGAAGGTCGCCGACGACACCGTGAGTTTCACCTTCGACAAGGCGTACTCGAAGAACTGGGTGCTGCTGAACCAGCTCACCATGATCACGCCGATGCCGAAGGCGTGGGACCGCACCGCGGACGGCCCGGCCGACGCGACGCACGACATCGATCAGGCCGAAGCGGTCTACGAGTTCTTGATGGCGGAGAACGGCGACGTCGTCGAAGAGGACAACTCGCACCGCACGCGCTGGGCCGACAGTCCGGTGTGGAGTGTCGTGAACGGTCCATGGCGGCTCAAGAGCTACACCGAGGAAGGCGTCGTCACCTTCGTCCCGAACGAGCACTACAGCGGGCCGAACCCGGCGCATCTCGACGAACTGCGCCAGGTGTCGACGACCTCGGACGAGCAGCAGTACGAACTCCTGCAGTCCGGCGATGTCCAGGTCGGCTTCCTGCCGCCGGGGATGGGCGTCCAGCCCGACGGCGACCCGACGAAGGGCGGCCCCAACCCGCTCGGCGACGGTTTCCAGCTGGAACCGCAGATCCTGTTCAACATCAACTTCATGGCGGTCAACTTCAGCAACCCGACCGTCGCCGGGAACATGATCAGGCAGCCGTACGTCCGGCAGGCGCTGCAGAGCTGTTTCGACCAGGAGTACGGGGCGCGCGAGGTCTACCAGGGTTACGGCTGGAGCCAGACCGGGTCGATCCCGGTGCTGCCCAAGAGCGACCTGGTGTCGCCGAAGATCGCCGAACGCGGCGGGTTCTGGCCGTTCGACCTGGAGAAGGCACGGCAGTTGCTCTCCGACAACGGGTGGGACGTCAGCGCTTCGCCCGCGGTGTGCGTGCGTCCCGGCACCGGTCCCGGTGAAGCGGGCGAGGGCATCCCGGCGGGCACGGAGCTGAGCTTCTCCCTGCGCTACTGGGAAGGGCGGCCGTCGCTGGCGAGGCTCATGGCGCAGTTCCGGGACGACGCGGCCAAGGCCGGCATCGAAATCCGCCTCGAAGAGGTGATGGGGTCGGTCCTGGTGGCGGAGGACGGCCCCGGCGAGAAGCGGATGTGGCAGTTGTCGTGCTGGGGCGGCGGCTGGGTCTACAACTATCCGACCGGGGAGAACCTCTTCCAGAGCGGTGCCGCCTGCAACTTCAGCAACTGGCGCGACGCCAAGGCGGACGAGCTGATCGCGAAGACCGTCACCACCGACTCGCTCGAAGCGCTGTACGAGTACCAGGAGTACATCGCCGAGCAGGCGCCGGTGATCTTCATGCCGACGTTCCCGCGGCGGCTCTTCGAGGTCGCGGGCAACCTGCGCGGGTTCTCGCCGATCAACCCGTACGGCTTGATCAACCCCGAGAACTGGTATTACGTCGAGGAGCAGTCATGA
- a CDS encoding ATP-grasp domain-containing protein, translated as MSSAEGVVLVIGCGMRPYREYLLASAGHRHPLWLFNGTEPTWQERYITGATVLDTQDQDAVLAAARALNATTPVLGVVSWDEALIVAAAHVADELGVPGAGISAIEGCRDKWFSRRTLTAAGVAQPDFGFVHDDDQAVRVAERIGYPVVVKPRGGGASIGVSLAEDAEAVRKAFRTAEDASFGGSPAYKGGALVEEYLSGPEISVDGAVVDGEYTPMFVAHKTVGMHPYFEELGHLVSSADELLADPVLRSTLARAHSAIDFRYGITHTELKLTERGPVIVEINGRLGGDLIPLLAKFATGVDPGAAAVDVALGMRPHIPHEAEPRWVGVRFGYPKQDCVVESVSVPDTLRDNGILAADVLVEPGGRLRLPPAEFISRHAYVICAGADPEDCEAVLDKAMAQVRLTAHPLLPSVAVGA; from the coding sequence ATGAGCTCAGCGGAGGGTGTTGTCCTGGTGATCGGCTGCGGGATGCGGCCGTACCGGGAGTACCTGTTGGCGTCGGCCGGGCACCGGCATCCCTTGTGGCTGTTCAACGGGACCGAACCGACCTGGCAGGAGCGCTACATCACCGGCGCCACGGTGCTGGACACACAGGACCAGGACGCCGTGCTGGCCGCGGCCCGGGCGCTGAACGCGACCACGCCGGTGCTCGGCGTGGTGTCCTGGGACGAGGCGCTGATCGTGGCGGCGGCGCATGTCGCGGACGAACTCGGGGTGCCGGGTGCCGGGATCTCCGCGATCGAAGGCTGCCGTGACAAGTGGTTCAGCCGCCGGACGCTCACCGCGGCCGGCGTCGCGCAGCCCGATTTCGGGTTCGTGCACGACGACGACCAGGCCGTCCGCGTGGCCGAACGGATCGGGTATCCGGTCGTGGTCAAGCCGCGCGGAGGCGGGGCCAGTATCGGCGTCAGCCTCGCGGAGGACGCCGAGGCGGTGCGGAAGGCGTTCCGGACCGCGGAGGACGCCAGCTTCGGCGGCTCTCCCGCTTACAAGGGCGGGGCGCTGGTCGAGGAGTACCTGAGCGGTCCGGAGATCAGTGTGGACGGTGCCGTCGTCGACGGCGAGTACACACCGATGTTCGTGGCACACAAGACGGTCGGCATGCATCCGTACTTCGAGGAGCTCGGCCACCTGGTCAGCTCCGCGGACGAACTGCTCGCCGACCCGGTCCTGCGTTCGACGCTGGCCCGCGCGCACAGCGCGATCGACTTCCGGTACGGCATCACCCACACCGAGCTCAAGCTCACCGAACGGGGGCCGGTGATCGTGGAGATCAACGGCAGGCTCGGCGGCGACCTGATCCCGTTGCTCGCCAAGTTCGCGACCGGGGTCGACCCGGGCGCGGCCGCGGTCGACGTCGCACTCGGCATGCGTCCCCATATCCCGCACGAGGCCGAGCCCCGGTGGGTCGGCGTGCGGTTCGGCTACCCGAAACAGGACTGTGTCGTCGAGTCCGTGTCCGTTCCGGATACCTTGCGGGACAACGGGATCCTCGCCGCGGACGTGCTCGTCGAGCCGGGCGGGCGCCTGCGGCTGCCGCCGGCGGAGTTCATCTCGCGGCACGCGTACGTGATCTGCGCGGGCGCCGATCCCGAAGACTGCGAAGCGGTGCTGGACAAGGCCATGGCCCAAGTCCGGCTGACCGCGCACCCCCTGTTGCCCTCGGTGGCCGTCGGCGCCTGA
- a CDS encoding MFS transporter: protein MSLDSTLSADAARSSRLAERLLVPAGFITTAGNAFQITAAAILVFHAEQTTLAVGWLFIAVSIPQVALAVMFGKLVDKVDRRMLCVAADLVSAMTAFALPVWLWIGGPANLGSYIANFMLACTAALFMPASNGLIKERIRDERLGKFNSHFEMASNSGMLLASSLAGFLVIWFGATPLFVFNSLSFVLSAVLVYAIGRKPAKAPVVEEITATDPSAPVEVPVRQPIKRLALLYANGNIGLMVANVILTTLILQTFNQGAWMIGVVDALAGVGFIVGAAAYGKVSKRFKGIHLAVLGTLGNLICLAIQPLHYIALMAAIPFAGFCFAQGRIAARTLLMRASPEDRVGRIFGGTQAVGLGLGVGATVALSSLADATAVPYAFWGLAILQGAIVIGTYFSLAKPLSAQEKRPAEVLEATAA, encoded by the coding sequence ATGTCACTCGACAGCACCCTTTCCGCCGACGCGGCCCGGAGTTCCCGGCTCGCCGAACGCCTGCTGGTTCCGGCGGGATTCATCACCACGGCGGGCAACGCGTTCCAGATCACCGCCGCCGCGATCCTGGTCTTCCACGCCGAACAGACCACCCTGGCGGTCGGCTGGCTGTTCATCGCGGTGTCCATCCCACAGGTCGCGCTCGCGGTCATGTTCGGCAAGCTGGTCGACAAGGTCGATCGCCGGATGCTGTGCGTGGCGGCGGACCTCGTGAGCGCGATGACCGCGTTCGCGCTGCCGGTGTGGCTGTGGATCGGCGGCCCGGCGAACCTCGGTTCCTACATAGCCAACTTCATGCTCGCCTGCACCGCGGCGTTGTTCATGCCCGCCAGCAACGGCCTGATCAAGGAACGGATCCGGGACGAGCGGCTCGGGAAGTTCAACTCCCACTTCGAAATGGCGAGCAACTCCGGAATGCTGCTGGCGTCTTCGCTCGCGGGCTTCCTGGTGATCTGGTTCGGCGCGACGCCGCTGTTCGTGTTCAACTCGCTGAGCTTCGTCCTCTCGGCCGTGCTGGTCTACGCGATCGGCCGCAAACCCGCCAAGGCCCCGGTGGTCGAGGAGATCACGGCCACCGACCCGTCGGCGCCGGTCGAGGTCCCCGTGCGGCAGCCGATCAAGCGGCTCGCGCTGCTGTACGCCAACGGCAACATCGGCCTGATGGTCGCCAACGTCATTCTGACGACCTTGATCCTGCAGACCTTCAACCAGGGCGCGTGGATGATCGGCGTGGTCGACGCGCTGGCCGGGGTCGGGTTCATCGTCGGCGCCGCCGCGTACGGCAAGGTCAGCAAGCGGTTCAAGGGGATCCATCTCGCGGTGCTCGGCACGCTCGGGAACCTGATCTGCCTCGCGATCCAGCCGCTGCACTACATCGCGCTGATGGCGGCGATCCCGTTCGCCGGGTTCTGCTTCGCGCAGGGCCGGATCGCCGCGCGCACGCTGCTGATGCGGGCCAGCCCGGAAGATCGCGTCGGCCGGATCTTCGGCGGCACTCAGGCCGTCGGTCTCGGGCTCGGCGTCGGTGCGACGGTCGCGTTGTCCTCACTGGCGGACGCGACGGCGGTGCCCTATGCCTTCTGGGGGCTGGCGATCCTGCAGGGCGCGATCGTGATCGGCACCTACTTCAGCTTGGCGAAACCGCTGTCGGCGCAGGAGAAGCGGCCGGCCGAGGTTCTCGAGGCGACCGCCGCCTGA
- a CDS encoding cupin domain-containing protein: MEIRPLEREKMVFENGAYGQRLLPWAALNAPFEGAWVTVPAHGATGAHSHHEYEIFIAVNGEAVVESGGERRAFRPGDIEFHKPGTEHRILNDGAEDFEMYAIWWDSDMTVKFAARHEADA, encoded by the coding sequence ATGGAGATCCGTCCGCTTGAGCGGGAAAAGATGGTCTTCGAGAACGGCGCCTACGGCCAGCGGCTCCTGCCGTGGGCGGCACTGAACGCGCCGTTCGAAGGCGCCTGGGTGACGGTGCCGGCGCACGGCGCGACGGGTGCGCATTCCCACCACGAGTACGAGATCTTCATCGCCGTCAACGGCGAAGCGGTCGTCGAGTCCGGGGGAGAGCGCCGCGCCTTCCGGCCCGGCGACATCGAATTCCACAAACCCGGCACCGAGCACCGCATCCTCAACGACGGTGCGGAGGACTTCGAGATGTACGCGATCTGGTGGGACTCCGACATGACGGTGAAGTTCGCCGCCCGGCACGAGGCGGACGCGTGA
- a CDS encoding cytochrome P450, whose product MATSTEPATASVQDTVRVALRVVLPTLAGGVIKRRPLGMAAAQKLQFDRAAVRLLGRLRSHYGPGPLRLRVPGRTIDLALSGEDVGEVLAAAPVPFSPSTKEKRAALGHFQPHGVLISDATDRAPRRRFNEDVLETGKPLHDLAAPFASAIAEEAASLWDGGTLDWDTFTVAWWRMARRVTLGESAADDDGLTDALARLRKDANWAYAHPRRDRLHDQFRTRLIGHLERAEPGSLAEAIASAGPSGERTMDVVADQVAHWLFAFDAAGIVTFRALALLASHPDARERADEEVATADLTAPGQFAYLRACALESVRLWPTTPALLRESTAETAWGPAGTTVLIFTPFFHRDPESLPYADRFEPGIWLDGSAAANPALVPFSAGPAVCPGRDLVLFCASTMLAHLIKDRRCELVSGAVLGPERPLPATLDNFHLKFSVV is encoded by the coding sequence ATGGCGACTTCGACCGAACCGGCCACCGCTTCCGTTCAGGACACCGTGCGTGTCGCGCTGCGAGTCGTCCTGCCCACGCTCGCCGGCGGGGTGATCAAACGGCGGCCGCTGGGGATGGCGGCGGCGCAGAAACTCCAGTTCGATCGCGCCGCCGTGCGGCTGCTGGGGCGGCTCCGGTCCCATTATGGTCCTGGCCCGCTGCGGCTGCGGGTGCCCGGCCGCACGATCGACCTGGCGCTGTCCGGGGAGGACGTCGGCGAGGTGCTCGCCGCCGCGCCGGTCCCGTTCAGCCCGTCGACCAAGGAGAAGCGGGCGGCGCTGGGACATTTCCAGCCGCACGGCGTGCTGATCTCGGACGCGACGGACCGCGCGCCGCGCCGCCGGTTCAACGAGGACGTCCTCGAAACGGGGAAGCCGCTGCACGACCTTGCCGCGCCCTTCGCCTCGGCGATCGCCGAGGAGGCGGCGTCGCTCTGGGACGGCGGCACGCTGGACTGGGACACCTTCACCGTGGCCTGGTGGCGGATGGCCCGCCGGGTCACGCTCGGCGAGTCCGCGGCGGACGACGACGGCCTCACCGACGCGCTCGCCCGCCTGCGGAAAGACGCGAACTGGGCGTACGCGCATCCCCGGCGCGACCGGCTCCACGATCAGTTCCGCACCCGGCTCATCGGTCACCTGGAACGGGCTGAACCGGGGAGTCTCGCCGAAGCCATCGCATCGGCGGGCCCGTCGGGCGAGCGGACCATGGACGTCGTCGCCGACCAGGTCGCCCACTGGCTCTTCGCGTTCGACGCCGCCGGGATCGTCACCTTCCGCGCGCTGGCGCTGCTGGCCTCCCACCCCGACGCACGGGAACGCGCCGACGAAGAGGTGGCGACGGCCGACCTGACCGCGCCCGGCCAATTCGCGTATCTGCGTGCCTGTGCCCTCGAATCGGTCCGGCTGTGGCCGACCACGCCCGCGCTCCTGCGCGAGAGCACGGCCGAGACCGCCTGGGGACCCGCGGGGACCACGGTGCTGATCTTCACCCCGTTCTTCCACCGCGACCCCGAATCCCTGCCCTACGCCGACCGGTTCGAACCCGGGATCTGGCTGGACGGCAGCGCGGCGGCCAATCCGGCGCTCGTCCCCTTCAGCGCCGGACCGGCCGTCTGCCCCGGCCGGGACCTCGTGCTGTTCTGCGCGAGCACGATGCTGGCGCACTTGATCAAGGATCGGCGCTGCGAACTCGTCTCCGGCGCCGTCCTCGGGCCGGAGCGGCCGCTGCCCGCGACGCTCGACAACTTCCACCTGAAGTTCTCAGTGGTCTAG
- a CDS encoding VOC family protein: MASRLNPYLSFAGDARQAMEFYKSVFGGELTLNTFGESGMAGTPAEDQIMHSQLDSPSGYTIMASDTPPGMEHNPGTNVSISLSGDDGEELRGYWEKLSADGTVSVPLEKQMWGDEFGACIDRFGISWMVNIILS, from the coding sequence ATGGCTTCCCGTCTCAATCCTTACCTCAGCTTCGCCGGTGATGCCCGGCAGGCCATGGAGTTCTACAAGTCGGTGTTCGGCGGGGAACTGACGCTGAATACGTTCGGCGAGTCCGGTATGGCCGGAACGCCGGCGGAGGACCAGATCATGCACAGCCAACTCGATTCCCCGAGCGGCTACACGATCATGGCGTCGGACACGCCGCCGGGAATGGAGCACAATCCGGGCACCAACGTGTCGATCAGCCTCAGTGGCGACGACGGCGAGGAATTGCGCGGATACTGGGAGAAGCTCTCCGCCGACGGCACCGTTTCGGTTCCGCTCGAAAAGCAGATGTGGGGCGACGAATTCGGTGCCTGCATCGACAGGTTCGGCATCTCGTGGATGGTGAACATCATTCTGTCCTAG